In Plantibacter sp. PA-3-X8, one DNA window encodes the following:
- a CDS encoding CsbD family protein has product MSAGDKIKNAAEDLAGKAKEAVGKATDNDKLVAEGKADQAKSDVKQAGENVKDAFKN; this is encoded by the coding sequence ATGAGCGCAGGAGACAAGATCAAGAACGCCGCCGAAGACCTCGCGGGCAAGGCCAAAGAGGCCGTCGGCAAGGCGACAGACAACGACAAGCTCGTCGCGGAGGGCAAGGCCGACCAGGCCAAGTCCGACGTGAAGCAGGCCGGTGAGAACGTGAAGGACGCGTTCAAGAACTGA
- a CDS encoding TerD family protein gives MAGLTLEKGNNLSLTKTSPGLTVATVGLGWDPRTTSGEAFDLDASALLVGANGKVRSSADFIFYNQPASADGSVKHLGDNRTGDGEGDDEQISVDLNAVGADVERVIIAVSIDKADERRQNFGQVRGAYCRIVDQDGTEIVRFDLSEDAAPETAMLFSELYRNGSEWKFKAVGQGYTTGLAGIAGDFGVPLG, from the coding sequence ATGGCAGGACTCACCCTCGAAAAGGGCAACAACCTCTCGCTCACCAAGACCAGCCCCGGCCTGACGGTCGCGACGGTCGGTCTCGGGTGGGACCCGCGCACCACGAGCGGTGAGGCCTTCGACCTCGACGCCTCCGCGCTGCTCGTCGGCGCGAACGGCAAGGTGCGCTCCTCCGCCGACTTCATCTTCTACAACCAGCCCGCCTCGGCGGACGGCTCCGTCAAGCACCTCGGCGACAACCGCACCGGCGACGGCGAGGGCGACGACGAGCAGATCTCGGTCGACCTGAACGCGGTCGGGGCAGACGTCGAGCGCGTGATCATCGCCGTGTCGATCGACAAGGCGGACGAGCGTCGCCAGAACTTCGGCCAGGTCCGCGGAGCGTACTGCCGCATCGTCGACCAGGACGGCACCGAGATCGTCCGCTTCGACCTCAGCGAGGACGCCGCCCCCGAGACCGCCATGCTGTTCTCGGAGCTCTACCGCAACGGATCCGAGTGGAAGTTCAAGGCCGTCGGCCAGGGCTACACCACCGGTCTCGCCGGCATCGCCGGCGACTTCGGCGTCCCGCTCGGCTGA
- a CDS encoding GtrA family protein: MLIRPLPNPRALLRRPIVREVAAFGLVGGAGFLVDVGVFNLLAYTVFLHTGTSGLLVAKGISTTLAIVANWVGNRLLTFRAHRRSDVAREALEFGLVSLAGGAIALACLWVSHDAMHLTTPLADNVSANIVGLALGSAFRFVLYRFWVYGPRAERTGPIPVRIDP; this comes from the coding sequence ATGCTGATCCGACCACTCCCGAATCCGCGTGCACTGCTCCGGCGACCGATCGTCCGCGAGGTCGCCGCCTTCGGCCTCGTCGGCGGCGCCGGCTTCCTCGTCGACGTCGGGGTCTTCAACCTGCTCGCGTACACCGTGTTCCTCCACACCGGCACCTCCGGGCTGCTGGTGGCGAAGGGCATCTCCACGACGCTCGCCATCGTGGCCAACTGGGTGGGCAACCGGCTCCTCACCTTCCGCGCGCATCGGCGCTCGGACGTCGCCCGCGAAGCGCTCGAGTTCGGTCTGGTGAGTCTCGCGGGCGGCGCGATCGCCCTGGCCTGCCTCTGGGTCTCCCACGACGCGATGCACCTGACGACGCCGCTGGCGGACAACGTGTCGGCGAACATCGTCGGGCTGGCCCTCGGTTCAGCGTTCCGCTTCGTGCTCTACCGCTTCTGGGTGTACGGGCCGCGGGCGGAGCGGACGGGACCGATCCCGGTGCGCATCGACCCGTGA
- a CDS encoding HNH endonuclease signature motif containing protein, with product MTETTTTAIRVGDEYAAQLVEFSEEYAEIHRLRAALDAREARLLARSAAYADALADSVVPAVFPPAERLALSRRSTCAALAMATRTPEQTVQRATNDAERLVNDAPAVLESLEAGRMSARHAQTIIDQLNDVPTAGRAAFLAEVLPVAEETTNANLRRRARMLRERLHPESITARARRSEADRRVEFEPAADGMAWVHLFTTAPIAQGLVERVEAAAAESRTAGDTRTCAQLQADALAALALTGVTPEDVMSSPVLPHPIEVQEHIKPTVQITVPALSMAGVSDAPATLDGYGPIDPETAARIAVNAPSFTRVLVQPDTGAVLSVGRNQYRVPADLQRAVRLRDGTCRAPGCGRRARACDLDHSVAWEDGGTTDVGNLACLCRHHHRMKHLPGWNLDHEPGGVLDWTTPDGKHHRTEPDPAPF from the coding sequence ATGACCGAGACCACCACCACCGCGATCCGCGTCGGCGATGAATACGCCGCGCAGCTGGTGGAGTTCTCGGAGGAGTACGCGGAGATCCACCGGCTGCGGGCGGCTCTCGACGCCCGCGAGGCGCGCTTGCTGGCTCGCTCTGCCGCATATGCGGACGCGCTCGCCGACTCGGTCGTTCCGGCCGTGTTCCCGCCGGCCGAGCGACTGGCCCTCTCCCGCCGATCCACCTGCGCAGCCCTCGCGATGGCGACCCGCACCCCCGAGCAGACGGTCCAGCGGGCGACGAACGACGCCGAGCGTCTCGTGAACGACGCACCCGCCGTGCTCGAGTCCCTCGAAGCCGGCCGCATGTCAGCGCGGCACGCGCAGACGATCATCGACCAACTCAATGACGTGCCGACCGCGGGGCGAGCGGCGTTCCTCGCTGAGGTCCTGCCGGTCGCCGAGGAGACGACCAACGCGAACCTCCGCAGGCGCGCCCGAATGCTCCGCGAGCGCCTCCACCCCGAATCCATCACCGCACGCGCCCGGCGGTCCGAGGCGGACCGCCGGGTCGAGTTCGAACCCGCAGCCGACGGCATGGCCTGGGTGCACCTGTTCACGACGGCACCCATCGCGCAGGGCCTCGTCGAACGGGTCGAAGCGGCCGCGGCGGAGTCACGCACCGCCGGCGACACTCGCACGTGCGCTCAGCTGCAGGCAGATGCCCTCGCAGCGCTCGCTCTCACCGGCGTGACCCCGGAAGACGTCATGTCGAGCCCAGTGCTCCCGCACCCGATCGAAGTGCAGGAGCACATCAAGCCGACCGTGCAGATCACCGTCCCGGCGTTGAGCATGGCCGGCGTCAGCGACGCACCCGCCACGCTCGACGGGTACGGTCCGATCGACCCCGAGACCGCGGCCCGTATCGCGGTGAATGCGCCCAGCTTCACCCGGGTCCTCGTCCAACCGGATACCGGCGCGGTCCTCTCGGTCGGGCGGAATCAGTACCGGGTCCCGGCCGATCTGCAGCGCGCGGTGCGGCTGCGGGACGGCACCTGTCGGGCACCGGGCTGCGGCAGGCGAGCCCGGGCCTGCGATCTTGATCATTCGGTCGCGTGGGAAGACGGCGGGACGACAGATGTCGGGAACCTCGCCTGTCTCTGTCGACATCATCACCGGATGAAGCACCTGCCCGGGTGGAACCTCGACCACGAACCCGGCGGCGTGCTCGACTGGACAACACCCGACGGGAAGCACCACCGGACGGAACCGGATCCCGCACCGTTCTGA
- a CDS encoding TerD family protein, translating to MGLSLEKGQSLSLTKQDGGSLTRIRLGLGWDGVAPVKRGFFGRSSAPDIDLDASAIFFDATGKVLDTIWFQQLASKDGSASHTGDNLTGAGDGDDETILVDLSRVAPSVQQIVFVISSYSRQTFDTVQNAFSRIIDDSTPGSPEVARYQLTDSGPHTAMIMSKVSREGNGWTFKAIGERANGRSVMDLLGPAAQAL from the coding sequence ATGGGTCTGAGTCTGGAAAAGGGCCAGTCGCTCTCACTGACGAAGCAGGACGGCGGTTCGCTCACGCGGATCCGCCTCGGTCTCGGCTGGGACGGCGTCGCACCGGTGAAGCGCGGCTTCTTCGGCCGCTCGTCCGCACCCGACATCGACCTGGACGCCTCAGCGATCTTCTTCGACGCCACCGGCAAGGTGCTCGACACCATCTGGTTCCAGCAGCTCGCGAGCAAGGACGGCTCGGCCAGCCACACCGGCGACAACCTCACGGGTGCCGGCGACGGCGACGACGAGACGATCCTCGTCGACCTCTCGAGGGTCGCCCCGTCCGTCCAGCAGATCGTGTTCGTGATCAGCAGCTACAGCCGCCAGACCTTCGACACCGTGCAGAACGCCTTCAGCCGGATCATCGACGACTCGACCCCCGGCTCGCCCGAGGTCGCCCGCTACCAGCTCACCGACTCCGGTCCGCACACCGCGATGATCATGTCGAAGGTCTCGCGCGAGGGCAACGGCTGGACCTTCAAGGCGATCGGCGAGCGCGCCAACGGGCGTTCCGTCATGGACCTCCTCGGCCCGGCCGCCCAGGCCCTCTGA
- a CDS encoding glycosyltransferase family 39 protein translates to MTATITVPTAPSRRRWDALHALLGGRVAPWVIGLFATLVSLIGIGTPSYWGDEAASVLAAERPLPVMFGMIGHIDAVHGLYYAFLHVWTGAFGTAEAVTRFPSAIGVGLAAAGTVVLARSIFTSAIGITAGLVFAVIPQVTRMGAETRSYALGMAAVVWLTVWFVSLVRRRSTSRRSWALFAIASAASMYLFLYLAMLLLVHATWMVLQRPGRRVMRAWGWSLVGALVLGAPIVIAGIAQREQIAFLGRRDYATPESVLVGQWFQTPAFAVLAWLLIVLAPVGVLVVRRSSRQRRALAMIAVWALAPTALLIIGNTLVTPMYNLRYVTFCVPAVAIMMALGLRTIVELLPKRVDRAVATAVGVALVLALAIPVLAEQRGPFAKDDGSDLRQTAEVVQAHASPGDAVVFDQSVKPSRKSRLAIDLYPQAFAGLDDVALETSYRDRPELWDLAAPLSEIHDRLIGHDTVWVVEGSSTSPNVADLEALGYHVEQRIPVHRSIVFELVRS, encoded by the coding sequence ATGACTGCGACGATCACCGTCCCGACCGCGCCCTCGCGCCGTCGGTGGGACGCCCTCCACGCCCTCCTCGGCGGCCGCGTCGCACCCTGGGTCATCGGCCTGTTCGCCACCCTCGTCTCGCTCATCGGCATCGGCACGCCGTCGTACTGGGGTGACGAGGCGGCGAGCGTCCTCGCCGCCGAACGCCCCCTCCCGGTCATGTTCGGGATGATCGGCCACATCGACGCCGTCCACGGCCTGTACTACGCGTTCCTGCACGTCTGGACCGGCGCCTTCGGCACCGCCGAGGCCGTCACGCGGTTCCCGAGCGCGATCGGCGTCGGCCTGGCCGCGGCCGGGACGGTCGTGCTCGCGCGGTCCATCTTCACCTCGGCGATCGGCATCACGGCGGGCCTCGTGTTCGCCGTCATCCCCCAGGTCACACGGATGGGCGCCGAGACGCGTTCCTATGCGCTGGGCATGGCCGCGGTCGTGTGGCTGACGGTCTGGTTCGTGTCGCTCGTGCGCCGCCGGTCCACGTCACGCCGCAGCTGGGCGCTCTTCGCCATCGCGAGCGCCGCCTCGATGTACCTGTTCCTGTACCTCGCGATGCTCCTCCTCGTGCACGCAACCTGGATGGTGCTCCAACGCCCCGGGCGGAGGGTGATGCGAGCGTGGGGCTGGTCCCTGGTCGGCGCACTGGTCCTCGGCGCTCCGATCGTGATCGCGGGCATCGCGCAGCGCGAGCAGATCGCGTTCCTCGGCAGGCGGGACTACGCGACGCCGGAATCGGTGCTCGTCGGCCAGTGGTTCCAGACGCCGGCGTTCGCCGTGCTCGCGTGGCTACTCATCGTGCTCGCTCCCGTCGGGGTCCTCGTGGTGCGCCGATCGTCCCGGCAGCGTCGCGCCCTGGCGATGATCGCCGTCTGGGCGCTCGCACCGACCGCGCTGCTCATCATCGGCAACACCCTCGTGACGCCGATGTACAACCTGCGCTACGTCACCTTCTGCGTCCCGGCCGTCGCGATCATGATGGCGCTCGGACTCCGGACGATCGTCGAGCTCCTGCCGAAGCGGGTGGACCGCGCGGTGGCGACCGCGGTCGGTGTCGCGCTCGTTCTGGCGCTCGCGATCCCGGTCCTCGCGGAACAGCGCGGCCCGTTCGCGAAGGACGACGGCAGCGACCTCCGGCAGACCGCGGAGGTCGTCCAGGCCCATGCCTCGCCGGGCGACGCGGTCGTCTTCGACCAGTCGGTGAAGCCCTCGCGCAAGTCGCGGCTCGCGATCGACCTCTACCCGCAGGCCTTCGCCGGTCTCGACGACGTGGCGCTCGAGACGAGCTACCGTGACCGCCCCGAGCTCTGGGATCTCGCCGCGCCGCTGTCCGAGATCCACGACCGGCTCATCGGCCACGACACCGTCTGGGTCGTCGAGGGCTCGAGCACCTCTCCGAACGTGGCGGATCTGGAGGCGCTCGGCTACCACGTCGAGCAGCGGATCCCCGTCCACCGCAGCATCGTCTTCGAGCTGGTCAGGTCGTGA
- a CDS encoding MarR family winged helix-turn-helix transcriptional regulator — translation MSDDVDPAEAGAVIQASLATVLRWSTRADNRRSLHDAEGAALTATDAWLLEYVITAGPIRMSTVAGWMDVDKSTATAEVRRLEEGGLVVRATDPSDRRAVLVSATEEGRTALERHRQAAQQVYNTLVGKWSERDRAELARLLSRFVDEFSWVSDAVSQHNASR, via the coding sequence ATGAGCGATGACGTCGACCCCGCCGAGGCGGGAGCCGTCATCCAGGCGTCCCTCGCGACGGTGCTCCGGTGGTCCACCAGGGCCGACAACCGGCGTTCGCTGCACGACGCCGAGGGTGCCGCCCTCACCGCCACGGACGCGTGGCTCCTCGAATACGTCATCACCGCCGGGCCGATCCGCATGTCCACGGTCGCGGGCTGGATGGACGTCGACAAGTCGACCGCGACGGCCGAGGTGCGTCGCCTCGAGGAGGGTGGTCTCGTCGTCCGGGCGACGGATCCGAGTGATCGCCGCGCGGTGCTCGTGAGCGCGACGGAGGAGGGACGGACCGCCCTCGAACGACACCGGCAGGCGGCGCAGCAGGTCTACAACACCCTCGTCGGCAAGTGGAGCGAGCGCGATCGAGCGGAACTCGCCCGGTTGCTCTCGCGGTTCGTCGACGAGTTCTCCTGGGTCAGCGACGCCGTCTCGCAGCACAACGCGAGTCGCTGA
- a CDS encoding TerC family protein — protein MEIPGYVWLLTIVGILALLAFDFIFHVRKAHEPTLPEAAKWSALYVGIAIVFGLGVLFFGGGTLGSEYFAGYITEKALSVDNLFVFLIIMSSFRVPRADQQKVLLFGIVFALIARTGFIFLGAAAVNAWSWLFYIFGAFLIFTAIKLLRPEEESDDANNFVIRLAKRLFKTTDRYDGDKLVTIENGKKVLTPMLLVMVAIGGTDLLFALDSIPAIFGLTQNPYIVFTATAFSLLGLRQLYFLIDGLLDRLIFLSYGLAAILGFIGVKLVLHALHENTLPFLNGGEHIPVFEISTGLSLIVIIGILTVTVLASLLSPAGRAHTIISDARTQAKKIVDHADSPEDIPDGHHVDEVELETSYTRMVERQKSFANLKPKHQAKAADDEELQRLLARAHELQAKSSDSRGLL, from the coding sequence ATGGAAATCCCCGGATACGTCTGGCTGCTGACGATCGTCGGCATTCTGGCCCTCCTCGCCTTCGACTTCATCTTCCACGTGCGCAAGGCCCACGAGCCGACGCTGCCGGAAGCCGCGAAGTGGTCGGCCCTCTACGTCGGTATCGCCATCGTCTTCGGCCTCGGCGTCCTCTTCTTCGGCGGCGGCACACTCGGATCCGAGTACTTCGCCGGCTACATCACGGAGAAGGCCCTGTCGGTCGACAACCTCTTCGTCTTCCTCATCATCATGTCGAGCTTCCGCGTGCCGCGGGCCGACCAGCAGAAGGTGCTCCTCTTCGGCATCGTCTTCGCCCTCATCGCCCGCACCGGCTTCATCTTCCTCGGTGCCGCCGCGGTGAACGCCTGGTCCTGGCTGTTCTACATCTTCGGCGCGTTCCTCATCTTCACGGCGATCAAGCTCCTCCGCCCGGAGGAGGAGAGCGACGACGCGAACAACTTCGTCATCCGTCTCGCCAAGCGCCTCTTCAAGACGACCGACCGCTACGACGGCGACAAGCTCGTCACCATCGAGAACGGCAAGAAGGTCCTCACGCCGATGCTGCTCGTCATGGTCGCCATCGGCGGCACCGACCTGCTCTTCGCGCTCGACTCGATCCCCGCGATCTTCGGCCTCACGCAGAACCCGTACATCGTCTTCACCGCGACGGCGTTCTCGCTGCTCGGCCTCCGTCAGCTCTACTTCCTCATCGACGGCCTGCTCGACCGCCTCATCTTCCTGAGCTACGGCCTGGCGGCGATCCTCGGCTTCATCGGTGTGAAGCTCGTCCTGCACGCGCTCCACGAGAACACCCTGCCGTTCCTCAACGGTGGCGAGCACATCCCGGTGTTCGAGATCAGCACTGGCCTGTCGCTCATCGTCATCATCGGCATCCTCACCGTCACGGTCCTCGCATCGCTCCTCAGCCCGGCCGGTCGTGCACACACGATCATCAGCGACGCCCGCACCCAGGCGAAGAAGATCGTCGACCACGCCGACTCCCCGGAGGACATCCCGGACGGTCACCACGTGGACGAGGTCGAACTCGAGACGAGCTACACCCGCATGGTCGAGCGCCAGAAGTCGTTCGCGAACCTGAAGCCCAAGCACCAGGCGAAGGCGGCCGACGACGAGGAGCTCCAGCGGCTGCTCGCCCGGGCCCACGAGCTGCAGGCGAAGAGCTCCGACTCCCGCGGCCTGCTCTGA